In Listeria cossartiae subsp. cossartiae, one genomic interval encodes:
- the murC gene encoding UDP-N-acetylmuramate--L-alanine ligase, whose translation MTIYHFVGIKGSGMSALAQILHDKGFQVQGSDVDKYFFTQKALEEKQIPIMTFSADNIQEGLTIIAGNAFPDTHEEIERALELDLPVIRYHKFLGQLIDGYTSIAITGSHGKTSTTGLLSHVVGAIRPTSYLIGDGTGSGTKGAEYFALEACEYQRHFLAYKPTYAIMTNIDWDHPDYFKSVDDVFNAFETLGKQVKKAVFALGDDAELRKLTLDIPIIYFGFDEENEFQAKNVIKETTGTKFDVYHRGEFLGSFEIPAYGDHNVLNALSVIALCDYEGLPVEAVKKELKTFEGVKRRFSITEKANQVLVDDYAHHPSEIRATVNAARQKYPDKKIVAVFQPHTFTRTRTFLQGFADSLNLADEVYLCDIFGSAREKTGNLTIADLAHKTKGNHIIKEEHTEELLQYPEAVILFMGAGDVQKFQAAYEKVLDNEVITAADLKKSAIN comes from the coding sequence ATGACTATCTATCATTTTGTTGGAATAAAAGGGTCGGGAATGAGTGCACTTGCTCAAATCCTGCATGATAAAGGTTTTCAAGTGCAAGGCAGTGATGTGGATAAATATTTCTTTACACAAAAAGCGTTAGAAGAAAAGCAAATTCCGATTATGACTTTTTCGGCTGATAATATTCAAGAAGGCCTAACAATTATTGCTGGGAACGCATTTCCAGATACACATGAAGAAATTGAGCGCGCATTAGAGCTTGATCTTCCAGTGATTCGATATCATAAATTTTTAGGTCAATTAATTGATGGCTATACAAGTATTGCAATAACTGGTTCGCACGGTAAAACGTCGACAACCGGTCTACTTTCTCATGTCGTTGGCGCTATTCGTCCAACTTCTTACTTGATCGGTGACGGTACGGGAAGCGGGACAAAAGGGGCAGAATACTTTGCGCTAGAAGCATGCGAATATCAACGCCATTTCCTTGCATATAAACCAACGTATGCGATTATGACAAATATTGATTGGGATCATCCGGATTATTTTAAGAGCGTGGATGATGTATTTAACGCGTTTGAAACACTAGGCAAACAAGTGAAAAAAGCTGTGTTTGCGCTAGGCGATGATGCTGAATTGCGTAAACTTACTTTAGATATTCCGATTATTTACTTTGGCTTCGATGAGGAAAACGAATTCCAAGCTAAAAATGTTATTAAAGAAACAACCGGAACAAAATTCGACGTGTATCATCGCGGAGAGTTTTTAGGTTCTTTTGAAATTCCAGCTTACGGAGATCACAATGTATTAAACGCATTAAGTGTGATCGCGCTTTGCGATTACGAAGGTCTACCAGTGGAAGCAGTTAAAAAGGAATTAAAAACCTTTGAAGGCGTCAAAAGAAGATTTAGCATTACCGAAAAAGCGAATCAAGTGTTAGTTGATGACTATGCACATCACCCATCCGAAATTCGCGCTACTGTCAATGCTGCAAGACAAAAATACCCAGACAAAAAAATAGTTGCTGTCTTCCAGCCGCACACATTTACACGAACTCGCACATTTTTACAAGGTTTTGCGGATAGCTTAAATTTAGCGGATGAAGTATATCTTTGTGATATCTTTGGTTCCGCGCGTGAAAAAACAGGGAATTTAACGATTGCTGATTTAGCGCATAAAACAAAAGGCAACCATATAATTAAAGAAGAGCATACAGAAGAGCTACTACAATATCCAGAAGCAGTTATTTTATTCATGGGTGCAGGGGACGTTCAAAAATTCCAAGCTGCCTATGAAAAAGTCCTTGATAATGAAGTTATCACAGCTGCTGATTTGAAAAAAAGCGCGATTAATTAA
- a CDS encoding DNA translocase FtsK, with product MGWFKDFFFGDMDEEIDTYEDTSSRKVEKQVKQRAPEVVPKSNVTAIKTKERTIRNERPVAYKTVPKQKPVQAVKRQMKTQMVYQYPKGEFRFPLIPDKQVSQPIQPKKQPITERQVAEKSQPVKTETRKRPFTATDVPSPVYAFKKRPSKFEFAVSEAEEITEIQEDLTIAPVDLLESAEAETIALDVELDRQLEAEFPEEVVATSEEVIVSEPEPIEVAPISEPVEPERVSLITEEPTQTTPPTRSAQVESSRQEQMLKSRIPFNVMMVKKDKQALQKEDVHEVVSEKSATIEAQPVVTERVQPTVTQQAQPVTATYPSNYEFPSFGLLHPPVSKREDDSWLQMQQEMLDETLENFNVHASVVNRTQGPAVTRFEVQPEKGVKVSKITNLTDDIKLSLAAKDIRIEAPIPGKSTVGIEIPNQTSRPVMLSELMNTEAFQSSESPLTAALGLDISGTPIITDLQKMPHGLIAGATGSGKSVCINSLLVSLLYKATPDQLKLLLIDPKMVELAPYNRIPHLVSPVITDAKAATVALKWAVEEMERRYQLFSHTGVRNMEKYNEYASHPDHTGEKLPYILIVIDELADLMMVAPNDVEESISRIAQKARACGIHMIVATQRPSVDVITGLIKANIPTRVSFSVSSQIDSRTILDASGAEKLLGKGDMLFLPSGASKPVRLQGTFVSDEEIDAVVAHVRSQGEAEYIFEEQELLVKESVKENTDELFEEACDFVLSQNAASTSLLQRHFRIGYNRAARLMEALEDHQIVSGINGSKPRDVIITKDQLAKLRNKES from the coding sequence ATGGGATGGTTTAAAGATTTTTTCTTTGGCGATATGGACGAAGAAATAGATACATACGAAGATACGTCTTCTAGAAAAGTAGAAAAACAAGTAAAACAACGTGCTCCAGAAGTAGTACCGAAATCAAATGTGACAGCAATTAAAACAAAAGAACGTACTATAAGAAACGAGCGACCAGTTGCATATAAAACAGTACCAAAACAAAAGCCAGTACAAGCAGTAAAACGGCAAATGAAAACACAGATGGTATATCAGTATCCAAAAGGTGAATTTCGTTTCCCGCTAATTCCAGATAAACAAGTAAGCCAACCAATTCAACCAAAAAAACAACCAATAACAGAACGACAAGTAGCGGAAAAATCGCAACCAGTAAAAACGGAAACAAGAAAAAGACCTTTTACTGCGACAGATGTTCCTTCGCCTGTCTATGCCTTTAAAAAACGACCAAGTAAATTTGAATTTGCTGTTTCAGAAGCGGAAGAAATTACGGAGATACAAGAAGATTTAACCATCGCGCCAGTTGATTTATTAGAATCAGCTGAAGCGGAAACAATTGCGCTTGATGTGGAATTAGACCGTCAATTAGAAGCAGAATTCCCAGAAGAAGTTGTAGCAACGTCAGAAGAAGTGATTGTTTCAGAGCCGGAACCAATCGAAGTAGCGCCGATTTCTGAACCAGTAGAACCAGAACGAGTTTCTTTAATTACAGAGGAACCGACGCAAACGACACCACCTACCAGAAGTGCGCAAGTGGAATCTAGTCGACAAGAACAAATGTTGAAAAGCAGAATTCCATTTAATGTTATGATGGTGAAAAAAGATAAACAAGCACTCCAAAAAGAAGATGTACATGAAGTTGTCTCAGAAAAATCAGCAACAATAGAAGCCCAACCAGTTGTAACAGAACGAGTTCAGCCAACCGTAACGCAACAAGCCCAACCTGTGACAGCAACTTATCCAAGTAACTACGAGTTTCCGTCATTTGGCTTGCTCCATCCGCCAGTATCGAAACGCGAAGATGATTCTTGGCTTCAAATGCAGCAAGAAATGCTAGATGAAACATTAGAAAATTTCAATGTTCATGCAAGTGTTGTTAATCGGACACAAGGACCAGCCGTGACAAGGTTTGAAGTTCAACCTGAAAAAGGCGTAAAAGTGAGCAAAATTACTAATTTGACCGACGATATTAAATTAAGTTTAGCAGCGAAAGATATTCGTATTGAGGCGCCGATACCTGGTAAAAGTACAGTAGGGATTGAAATTCCTAATCAAACGAGCCGCCCAGTAATGCTTTCTGAATTGATGAATACAGAAGCTTTCCAATCATCCGAGTCGCCACTAACAGCCGCACTAGGATTAGATATTTCTGGAACGCCAATTATTACTGATTTGCAAAAAATGCCACACGGTTTAATTGCCGGAGCAACAGGATCAGGAAAAAGTGTTTGTATCAATTCATTGCTAGTAAGCTTATTGTACAAAGCAACACCAGACCAATTAAAACTACTCTTAATTGACCCGAAAATGGTAGAACTAGCTCCGTATAACCGAATTCCGCATCTTGTGAGCCCAGTAATTACGGACGCCAAAGCAGCTACAGTCGCTTTAAAATGGGCAGTAGAAGAAATGGAACGCCGTTATCAACTGTTTAGCCATACGGGTGTTAGAAACATGGAGAAATATAACGAATATGCTAGTCACCCAGATCATACGGGAGAAAAATTACCTTATATTTTAATTGTGATTGATGAATTAGCTGATTTAATGATGGTTGCGCCAAACGATGTAGAAGAATCTATTAGCCGTATCGCTCAAAAAGCAAGAGCTTGTGGTATTCATATGATTGTAGCGACACAGCGCCCCTCTGTAGACGTCATTACAGGTCTTATTAAGGCGAACATCCCGACACGTGTTTCGTTCTCTGTATCGTCTCAAATCGACTCTAGAACGATTCTCGATGCAAGTGGGGCAGAAAAACTACTTGGAAAAGGGGACATGCTCTTCTTACCAAGCGGCGCAAGTAAGCCAGTCCGTTTACAAGGAACATTTGTTAGTGATGAAGAAATTGATGCTGTCGTTGCTCATGTGCGAAGCCAAGGTGAGGCGGAGTATATCTTTGAAGAACAAGAATTACTTGTAAAAGAATCCGTAAAAGAAAATACCGATGAACTATTTGAAGAGGCATGTGACTTTGTTTTAAGCCAAAATGCTGCGTCAACATCTCTGCTACAAAGACATTTTAGAATCGGTTACAACCGTGCGGCGAGATTAATGGAAGCACTGGAAGATCATCAAATCGTTTCCGGAATAAATGGTTCCAAGCCGCGAGATGTTATCATTACAAAGGACCAATTAGCTAAACTGAGAAACAAAGAATCTTAA
- the ytpR gene encoding YtpR family tRNA-binding protein: MIVNAFYNEKGVGDTLLIETGEVTFENREWERRGDVARIFDRETKEVAGFNIFNSSKYFDITANGKVELTEELVALMNRVIEKAGFEPEIVADLSPKFVVGYVESKEKHPNADKLNVCQINVGEEVLQIVCGAPNIEAGQKVVVAKIGAVMPSGLIIKPSNLRGEDSFGMVCAARELAIPDAPAEKGILVLEDSATPGEEFSVNF; the protein is encoded by the coding sequence GTGATAGTAAACGCATTTTATAATGAAAAAGGGGTAGGGGACACTCTACTAATCGAAACTGGCGAAGTAACATTTGAAAATCGTGAATGGGAGCGTCGTGGTGACGTGGCTCGCATTTTTGATCGCGAAACAAAAGAAGTAGCGGGCTTCAATATTTTTAACAGCTCCAAATACTTTGATATTACAGCGAATGGGAAAGTGGAATTAACGGAAGAATTAGTTGCGTTAATGAATCGAGTAATCGAAAAAGCGGGATTTGAACCTGAAATCGTTGCTGATTTATCTCCTAAGTTTGTCGTTGGTTATGTGGAATCGAAAGAAAAACATCCTAATGCAGACAAATTAAATGTATGCCAGATTAATGTAGGGGAAGAAGTGCTGCAAATTGTATGTGGTGCCCCGAACATTGAAGCTGGACAAAAAGTAGTTGTTGCTAAAATCGGTGCAGTTATGCCGAGTGGTTTGATTATTAAACCATCTAACCTGCGAGGGGAAGATTCTTTTGGTATGGTATGTGCCGCTCGCGAACTTGCGATTCCTGATGCACCTGCTGAAAAAGGTATTCTTGTTCTGGAAGATTCAGCTACACCGGGGGAAGAATTTTCGGTTAATTTCTAA
- a CDS encoding DUF1444 domain-containing protein, translating into MAKMTTLKMKERLEKELAAPNRWFSYNRDNDALSVTQDGKKVTLTIPQIIANYENDGDAAIEKIVYYVEEGFRAAAGNVDLQTNKSNIYPVVRATSFPSKTKAGEVLLTDEHTAETKIFYAFDLGKSYRFIEENMLEKANLTHKEIKEAAFRNLAKLEIPLKKDSVNGNDFYFVRTNDGYDASRLLNEAFLREMREKLTGEMVLAVPHQDVLIIGDIQDNTGYDVLAHMTMDFFADGLVPITSLPFVYNNGKLEPIFIMAKNRLKE; encoded by the coding sequence ATGGCGAAAATGACCACGCTGAAAATGAAAGAACGACTAGAAAAAGAACTAGCTGCGCCGAATCGGTGGTTTTCGTACAATCGAGATAATGACGCACTTTCGGTTACACAAGATGGCAAAAAAGTAACGCTAACAATCCCGCAAATCATCGCGAACTACGAAAACGATGGAGATGCTGCGATTGAAAAAATAGTATATTATGTTGAAGAAGGTTTTCGAGCTGCTGCGGGAAATGTCGACCTTCAAACGAATAAGTCGAATATCTACCCGGTTGTCCGTGCGACTTCATTCCCTAGTAAAACGAAAGCAGGGGAAGTGTTGTTAACGGATGAGCACACAGCAGAAACAAAAATTTTCTATGCGTTCGATTTAGGGAAATCATATCGTTTCATCGAAGAAAATATGCTTGAAAAAGCGAATTTAACACACAAAGAAATAAAAGAAGCTGCTTTCCGTAATCTAGCTAAACTAGAGATTCCGCTGAAAAAAGATTCGGTCAACGGTAACGATTTTTATTTCGTGCGTACAAATGATGGTTACGATGCAAGCCGCTTGCTAAATGAGGCGTTTCTCCGTGAAATGCGCGAGAAACTAACGGGTGAAATGGTGCTAGCCGTACCGCATCAAGATGTCTTAATTATTGGTGATATTCAAGATAATACCGGTTACGACGTTTTAGCGCATATGACGATGGATTTCTTTGCGGATGGGCTCGTACCAATTACCTCTTTGCCATTTGTCTATAATAATGGTAAACTTGAACCGATATTTATAATGGCAAAAAACAGATTAAAGGAGTAG
- a CDS encoding thioredoxin family protein: MKNLESVEQFNDIKSEGKSVFMFSADWCGDCKYIEPVMPEIEAENEDFTFYHVDRDEFIDLCADLAIFGIPSFLAFEDGEEVGRFVSKDRKTKEEINDFLAAI; encoded by the coding sequence ATGAAAAACTTGGAATCGGTAGAACAATTTAACGATATCAAATCAGAAGGTAAGTCTGTCTTCATGTTTAGCGCTGATTGGTGTGGCGACTGTAAATACATTGAACCAGTAATGCCGGAAATTGAAGCGGAAAACGAAGACTTCACTTTTTATCACGTTGATCGAGATGAATTCATTGATTTATGCGCTGATTTAGCGATTTTTGGAATCCCTAGTTTTCTAGCGTTTGAAGACGGTGAAGAAGTAGGGCGTTTCGTGAGCAAAGATAGAAAAACAAAAGAAGAAATTAATGATTTCCTAGCTGCAATATAA
- a CDS encoding M42 family metallopeptidase, whose translation MEKETLAMFKELTELQGTSGDEHRIRAFMRKELEPVSDEIIQDGLGGIFGVRHGAEEGPRVLVAAHMDEVGFMVTQITDNGLIRFQTIGGWNPQVLQAQRVQIMAPNGPVIGVVASVPPHLLSEAERSKPTDPKNLLIDIGADDKADAEKIGIKPGQFIVPVAEFTPLANPKKILAKAWDNRYGVGLAIELMKELKGESLPNTLFAGANVQEEVGLRGAGVSANMIKPDLFFALDASPANDTTGNKSQFGQIGQGFLLRIFDRTMIMHRGMREFLLDTAETNKIPYQYFVSPGGTDAGKVHTSLSGIPSAVIGVPARYIHSSNSILHVDDYAAAKEMITTLIRGLDKTTFETIKNNA comes from the coding sequence ATGGAAAAAGAAACGTTAGCAATGTTTAAAGAATTAACGGAACTTCAAGGGACTTCGGGCGATGAACATCGAATTCGTGCTTTTATGCGAAAAGAACTTGAACCAGTTTCCGATGAAATTATTCAAGATGGCTTAGGTGGCATTTTTGGCGTGCGTCACGGAGCAGAAGAGGGCCCGCGTGTGCTTGTTGCGGCTCATATGGATGAAGTTGGCTTTATGGTCACGCAAATTACGGACAATGGTTTAATCCGTTTTCAAACAATCGGTGGTTGGAATCCACAAGTTTTACAAGCACAACGAGTGCAAATTATGGCGCCGAATGGTCCAGTAATTGGCGTAGTTGCATCTGTTCCGCCACATTTATTATCGGAAGCAGAACGTAGCAAACCGACAGATCCTAAAAACTTGCTGATTGATATTGGTGCAGATGATAAAGCGGATGCAGAAAAAATCGGTATTAAACCTGGGCAATTTATCGTTCCGGTAGCAGAATTCACACCACTTGCCAATCCGAAGAAAATTTTAGCAAAAGCATGGGATAATCGTTACGGCGTTGGTCTTGCAATCGAACTTATGAAAGAATTAAAAGGTGAATCATTACCAAATACACTTTTTGCTGGAGCTAACGTACAAGAAGAGGTTGGACTTCGCGGGGCTGGTGTTAGTGCTAACATGATTAAACCAGATTTATTCTTCGCGCTAGATGCCAGTCCTGCCAACGATACAACTGGAAATAAATCGCAATTTGGTCAAATTGGACAAGGTTTCTTATTACGCATTTTTGATCGGACGATGATTATGCACCGCGGTATGCGTGAATTTTTACTAGACACAGCGGAAACGAATAAAATTCCATACCAATATTTCGTTTCTCCTGGTGGTACGGATGCTGGTAAAGTGCACACATCATTAAGTGGGATTCCAAGTGCAGTAATCGGTGTTCCGGCTAGATATATTCACTCATCCAACTCGATTTTACATGTGGATGACTACGCTGCTGCGAAAGAAATGATTACAACGCTTATTCGTGGTTTGGATAAAACAACTTTTGAAACTATTAAAAACAATGCGTAA